From Acropora muricata isolate sample 2 chromosome 14, ASM3666990v1, whole genome shotgun sequence, one genomic window encodes:
- the LOC136897842 gene encoding uncharacterized protein — MYIFLLNFALKATESANDIASRVRAAFQSQVVPTFQLPENIQSSGPSGNRARGRGRSRGRGSVNQVARYSFMVVLVNHDQRTIPRRNQRVELENSGRVKRFEISRGAPPATTFRKLCELFADVDGHRDVEVVRVVGSNTLEPFAAAASGCSARDLNSVRGQGSLYLRLKAASAALGTTNTSSSAQPHQTEPIVRVHAQNLSVRSSTRGRFWRQQLTENNLVDMSTSSDEEETPPDLAGLNDHHDHASGPSTITTPAQDANDVTNRAVLTRGDNAVDHSSFGGAEAVLSFGDQSNSGGSFGRHPNSNNGDTSSASAFISAENTEANNRTIADIGDNVSPIDGDDGTDITHSTNGPEGTSRVPIVTDGVDDDSNLFGGRHSATTQIDAGNDDDDVEITRVLNAVQDAGLFP; from the exons ATGTatattttccttcttaattTTGCCCTGAAGGCCACTGAATCTGCTAATGACATAGCAAGCCGAGTCAGGGCTGCATTTCAAAGTCAGGTCGTACCAACATTTCAGTTGCCAGAAAACATCCAGTCTTCTGGACCAAGTGGTAATAGGGCTAGGGGAAGAGGTCGTAGCCGTGGCAGAGGCAGTGTGAATCAAGTTGCTCGCTATAGCTTTATGGTTGTTTTGGTGAACCATGACCAGAGGACAATTCCGCGGCGTAACCAGCGAGTCGAGCTTGAAAATAGTGGCAGGGTGAAGAGATTTGAAATCTCAAGGGGGGCACCACCTGCTACTACATTCCGCAAACTATGTGAGCTGTTTGCTGATGTAGATGG ACACAGAGATGTTGAGGTGGTCCGAGTTGTTGGAAGCAACACATTGGAACCCTTTGCAGCTGCTGCAAGTGGATGCTCAGCTCGTGATTTAAATTCTGTTCGTGGTCAAGGTAGCCTCTATCTGAGACTCAAGGCAGCATCTGCTGCTCTG ggCACCACCAATACATCTTCCAGTGCACAGCCCCATCAAACTGAACCAATTGTTCGAG TGCATGCACAAAATCTGAGTGTGCGCTCCAGCACCAGAGGAAGGTTTTGGCGTCAGCAACTTACAG AAAACAATCTGGTGGACATGAGCACAAGTTCTGATGAGGAAGAAACACCACCTGATCTGGCAGGGCTTAATGATCATCATG aTCATGCTTCTGGGCCTTCAACAATCACCACTCCTGCCCAGGATGCAAATGATGTAACTAATAGAGCAGTTTTAACTAGAGGTGATAATGCTGTTGATCATAGCAGTTTTGGTGGTGCAGAGGCAGTTCTCAGCTTTGGTGACCAAAGTAATTCTGGTGGCAGCTTTGGCCGTCATCCTAATTCCAACAATGGTGATACGAGTTCTGCTTCCGCATTCATTTCTGCAGAAAATACAGAAGCGAACAATAGGACCATTGCTGATATTGGTGATAATGTAAGTCCAATCGATGGTGATGATGGCACTGATATAACACACAGTACAAATGGACCTGAGGGAACCAGTAGGGTTCCCATTGTTACAGATGGTGTTGATGACGATAGTAATCTCTTTGGAGGACGTCATAGTGCAACAACACAGATTGATGCtggtaatgatgatgatgatgtggaAATTACAAGGGTACTAAATGCTGTACAAGATGCAGGTTTGTTTCCCTAA
- the LOC136899145 gene encoding uncharacterized protein, giving the protein MCYFFFRTFGDNDLVRFLNTIRTMLREVETEVPNIMQDRERCEFYANRILCALRHMVLINVHLQQSGNNHPDELQEIQTLQENLKAIYTSLFELPVMHGYAYRPPTERPSGPGRPSYVITSEQLACLRSEFSSWSQIARDLGVSRQTIYNRRRELGFSLDFERFSEIEDNNLDAMVQEELNAFPRTGETNVMAGLRQRGVYIQRWRVRESIIRVDPINRANRWGSRILRRPYSVPHPNYLWHMDTNMKLRHWRFCIHGCVDGFSRAIVYLRVNTNNRATTVLGCFQHAASEWGYPSRVRADNGGENIAVGEFMVWFRGENRGSFLTGPSVRNTRIERLWRDVVECVVSVFSSIFLFLEDRLFLDTGDDRDMYALHYIFRPRIQRLLDRFTMRFNHHSISTEHNRTPRQLWASGCLLSYRSPNAGIRDVFDQEMPSDLDTYGNDPDAPPPDPDNDVSGVHVAPVNFVLNNTLTMGLQQNFDPLSDDGNYGISIYLQVRDFINRAVQNDSNPSQQ; this is encoded by the coding sequence AtgtgttattttttctttaggaCTTTTGGTGACAATGATCTTGTTCGCTTTCTCAATACCATTCGCACTATGCTGCGCGAAGTAGAAACAGAAGTGCCTAACATAATGCAGGACCGAGAGCGTTGTGAGTTTTATGCAAACCGCATCCTATGTGCACTGCGACATATGGTACTCATCAATGTTCATTTACAGCAAAGTGGCAATAACCATCCAGATGAACTTCAGGAGATACAGACATTACAGGAaaatctcaaagcaatttatACATCGCTGTTTGAGCTTCCTGTGATGCATGGTTATGCCTATAGGCCACCAACAGAGCGACCATCTGGTCCAGGGAGGCCAAGCTATGTGATTACTTCTGAACAGCTTGCGTGCCTGCGTAGTGAATTCAGTAGCTGGTCTCAGATTGCTAGAGACCTTGGAGTCTCAAGGCAAACAATATACAACAGGCGCAGAGAGCTGGGGTTCTCTTTAGACTTCGAACGGTTTTCAGAAATTGAAGATAACAATTTGGATGCTATGGTGCAAGAGGAGCTAAATGCATTCCCACGCACTGGTGAGACAAATGTCATGGCAGGTTTACGGCAACGTGGAGTATACATTCAACGCTGGCGGGTCAGGGAAAGTATTATTCGTGTTGATCCCATCAACAGAGCAAACAGATGGGGATCAAGAATATTGCGTCGGCCATACAGTGTTCCACACCCTAATTATTTGTGGCATATGGACACTAACATGAAATTGAGGCACTGGAGATTTTGCATACATGGCTGTGTTGATGGTTTTTCCAGAGCCATAGTGTACCTTAGAGTAAATACTAACAACAGGGCAACAACTGTTTTGGGTTGTTTTCAACATGCAGCATCTGAATGGGGATATCCCTCTCGCGTTAGGGCTGATAATGGCGGAGAAAATATAGCGGTTGGAGAATTCATGGTATGGTTTCGCGGAGAAAACCGTGGAAGTTTTCTGACAGGGCCAAGTGTGCGGAACACGCGAATTGAAAGACTCTGGAGGGATGTTGTAGAGTGTGTGGTGTCTGTATTTTCatctattttcttatttttggaGGACCGCTTGTTTTTGGATACTGGCGATGACAGAGACATGTATGCTCTGCACTATATTTTCCGTCCAAGAATACAAAGACTCTTGGATCGATTCACTATGAGATTTAATCACCACTCAATATCAACTGAGCATAACAGAACTCCACGTCAGCTTTGGGCCTCTGGGTGTCTGCTCAGCTATAGGTCTCCCAATGCCGGTATAAGAGATGTCTTTGATCAAGAAATGCCTTCTGATCTGGACACGTATGGCAATGACCCAGATGCACCTCCTCCAGATCCTGACAATGACGTATCGGGGGTACATGTTGCTCCCGTCAATTTTGTCTTGAACAATACTCTGACAATGGGCCTTCAACAAAATTTTGATCCCCTTAGTGATGATGGCAACTACGGCATTAGCATTTATTTGCAAGTCAGAGATTTCATAAATCGCGCTGTCCAAAATGACAGTAATCCCAGTCAGCAGTAG
- the LOC136898281 gene encoding uncharacterized protein — MTFRLHAPLILLFLLQGNLKNFTAALYCEQRCEQSKGKLVDGGIRDRAMQGHSFKNFTVRKLIDCHRKCFEEKCKCQAYQMTNQLGCELLDEDRFSAPNDFIAYMGYTYFDMNREYINQDSGNAHCGSRPCINNCCNEKPCFGGGTCTEICDHPKRKFNCTCAPQFFGKYCSNQRSTSCKEQLQRNPESVSGLYQLFDEETNSLFDEFCDFTSEVGFLWSLVESFSLANKGDFRRQPFFNDYPVNQENFDWSRFRLSLSRMNKSALQSSHLRVTCNFNIDGLNYTDYMRTTLLEIDIMNLRSIGCKRHEYINIRGYGCYNCTTHFHQGRRFHGHVDSHNSPREGCEAFFPGTVAEPGGEDNFGVYDTVNPVHRCTANENSTTQWWFGERV, encoded by the exons ATGACATTTCGTCTACACGCCCCTTTGATTCTCTTGTTCCTTTTACAAGGCAACTTGAAGAATTTCACCGCTGCACTTTACTGCGAACAAAGATGTGAACAAAGCAAAGGAAAGCTGGTTGACGGCGGAATAAGAGATCGAGCCATGCAAGGGCACAGCTTTAAGAACTTCACTGTAAGGAAACTGATAGATTGCCACAGAAAATGCTTTGAAGAGAAATGTAAATGCCAAGCCTACCAAATGACGAACCAACTCGGCTGCGAATTGCTGGACGAAGACAGGTTCTCCGCCCCTAATGACTTCATTGCTTACATGGGTTATACGTATTTTGACATGAATCGAGAATATATAAACCAG GATTCTGGAAATGCCCATTGTGGAAGTCGACCCTGCATCAACAACTGCTGTAATGAAAAGCCATGTTTCGGTGGAGGTACTTGCACAGAAATTTGTGATCACCCCAAAAGAAAGTTTAACTGCACGTGTGCTCCGCAATTCTTCGGTAAATATTGCAGCAATCAAAGATCAACATCAtgcaaagaacaactacaaAGAAACCCAGAATCAGTCTCTGGTCTGTATCAACTATTTGATGAAGAGACCAACTCTTTGTTTGACGAATTCTGTGACTTTACTTCGGAAGTTGGTTTTCTTTGGTCTCTTGTCGAGTCGTTCAGTTTAGCAAACAAGGGAGACTTTAGAAGGCAGCCGTTTTTCAATGACTACCCGGTCAACCAAGAAAATTTCGATTGGAGCAGATTTCGGCTGTCACTTTCCCGCATGAACAAGAGTGCGCTGCAGTCCTCACATCTACGAGTCACATGCAACTTCAACATCGATGGTCTCAATTACACCGATTACATGCGAACCACACTACTTGAGATTGACATAATGAACCTGAGGTCCATAGGATGCAAAAGGCATGAGTATATAAACATCAGAGGCTATGGTTGTTACAACTGTACCACGCACTTTCACCAGGGTAGAAGGTTTCATGGTCACGTAGATTCGCACAACTCTCCACGTGAAGGCTGTGAAGCATTTTTTCCAGGTACCGTCGCTGAACCTGGTGGTGAAGACAACTTCGGTGTTTACGATACAGTCAACCCTGTCCACAGATGCACAGCAAATGAGAACTCCACTACGCAATGGTGGTTTGGGGAACGGGTCTAA